Genomic segment of Caproiciproducens sp. NJN-50:
AACAGTTCCGCCGCAATCACCTGGGCAAAAGTCAGAAAAAGCACTGCGTATTCGGCCCGTGTCAGGTGAAAAAAAAACGAAAATACAAACACATACAGCGCTGTTGCCGTGTGTATCCGCATATTTCGTTCTGTATTAATGCAGTAGATAATCCCTCGGAACGCATACCGAAAGCTCTTTAAAAAGCGCAATCCTATTCCTCATCCTCATCCAGAACGTAACTGCTTGTACTTGGCAGTCCGAGCTGAACCATGACTTCCTCTTCTTTTTCCCGCATGCGCACGCGCGCAATGCCGCCTTCCTCATGGTCGTATCCCAAAAGATGGAGCATGGAATGAGCCGTCAGATACCCGACCTCCCGCTCCAGCGAATGGCCGTAACGCTCGGCCTGCTCCACCGCTTTCTCCATGGAAATGACGATGTCCCCAAGGATCTTGGCGCCTGTGGTGTGGTTGACATCGTAAACCCCGTTTTCTCCCATGGGAAAGGATAGTACGTCCGTTGGGATGTCCTTTTTCCGATACTGGGCATTCAGCTTCTGAATCTGACCGTTGTCAACAAAGATCACGCTGATCTCCGCCGGTCCCTCGAACTTTTCCAGCTTCAGCACGGCGTTGCAGCAGCGCCGCACCAACATGCGCAGCCCGGTCGGTATTTTTACCGCCTTTTGCTTATTGTCAATAATAACCCTGATTTTTTCCACTCTTATCGCCCCGCTTCTTCATTTTTCTCATATGCTTTGATAATGTCCTGCACCAAACGATGCCGGACGACATCCTTTTCTGAAAACCGGACCTGCGCGATATCGTCGATGCCCTTTAAAATATGAAGGACGTCGCGAAGGCCGGATCTTCTTCCGTCCGGCAGATCAATCTGAGTGATATCGCCGGTGATGACCATCTTGGAATTAAATCCAAGTCTTGTCAGAAACATTTTCATCTGTTCCGGCGTCGTATTCTGCGCTTCGTCCAGAATGATGAAGCTGTCGTCCAGCGTCCTCCCCCGCATATAGGCAAGAGGCGCCACCTCGATGTTGCCGCGTTCCACATATTTCTGGTAGGTCTCCGCTCCCAGCATATCGAACAGCGCGTCGTAGAGAGGGCGCAGATACGGGTCCACCTTCTGCTGCAGGTCCCCGGGCAGAAAGCCCAGCTTTTCCCCGGCCTCCACGGCCGGACGGGTCAGGATGATCCGATTGGCCTCCTGCGCCCTGAACGCCGTGACGGCGAGCGCCACGGCCAGATAGGTCTTCCCGGTTCCCGCCGGGCCGACGCCGATCGTGATCGTGTGGCTCTGAATCGCCTGGCAATAACGCTTCTGGCCCAGCGTCTTGGCTTTGACCGGTTTGCCCTTGGAGGTGATGCAGATGCAGTCCCCGGCAAGGGCCTCAATCTTGCTTTCGCTTCCTTCGTTTACAAGGGAGATGCAATAGCGGACGTTCTGCTCGCTCAACGCCTCCCCCCGGTTGATCAAAGTCAGAAGGCTCTCGATCGCGCGGACCGCCTTTCCCACGCCGTCCGGCTCCCCGGAGACCTTCAGCTCGCTCCCCCGGTAGACGATCGAAACTCCATACTCCTGTTCAATGATCCGGATATTTTCGTCAAAACTGCCGAAAAGCGCGACCGCCTGCTCCATGCGGTCTATATTGATTCTCTGTTCAAACATCCTATCACCTAAAACCCCGGCACTCAAATTTTCGCCGGATAGATTTTAGATTATTATAGCACAATTATAGGATTTCGTCACCATAAAATATACAAAAATAACCTATGATTTTATTAATATTTCCGACTCTTCCGCAATATTTTCCTCGCATTTTAAAGTAGCGGAATAAATCAGCACATTATTTTCCGTCCTGTTCGACGCGTTAACGCTTAAAACCTTCGTGCCGTCCGGCAAATTTTTTTCGTATCCGGAAAGTTTTTCCTCCGCCTGCCCGATTGCCTGCCGGGGGGAAATCACAACGGGCAAGGTGCGCACGCCGCTCCAGTCCTCCTCATACAGGCTGACCGGCAAAAGGGTTCCAAAAAGCCTCAAATCGGTCTGCGTTCCCGCGACCTCGTAATCCCCTTTCGGCTTGCCTTCAAACGTCAGAGGAAAGACCGCCCCGAACAACCGCAGGCTTTTGCGGACGACCCGGTTTCCCGTCGGTTCGCGGACATTCTGCGCGAGCGGAATCCGGATTTCGCAGGAGCGCGAAGTCTCCGCGACGATTTCCGCCGACGCGTGAACAAGCGTGGTCCCCCCGGAGGCGTCTTCGACCACGCCACTGACCAAAAGCTGCCCCTGCGCAACGGCGTCTCCCTTTTTCACCTGCGCCGTCCCCCCGTAGACACGTATCGCAACGACCTGGCCCGTAGCCGACGCCACTATATTGCAGGCCCCGTTTTGTTTCACAATCTCCGGCTTTTCCGTCTTTTCCCTGATGCAGACCTGCATGGTGCAGCCCTGCGTGTTAATCGTCATCCACCGGATCTTCGGAAACATCAGCATCAGTTTTTGCTCCACCTTTTTCGTGTCGACCTCCGAGATCCTCACCCCCGGGGAAAGCCCGTTTTCGGAAAGCGCCGAAAGAATCGCGCGCGAATCAAGCGTGGTGTTTCCCGTCACGTCGATGCACCAGACGCGCAGCGACAGAAGAATAAGGATCGCCGCAAACGCGGCGGCACCGTATAGAATTCCGCGGTGAGTCCGCGTTCTGCGAATGAGGAACGGCAGGCCGTGCCGCCCCTTGACCCGAAGCCGGCACCCGGCCTTGCGGGCAAAGGGGCGCAGGTTCCGGTACATGCCGGAAGAGACGCAGGCGCCGCTGGCTCTGCGCGAGGTGATATTCCAAAGGACGACGCCGGATCTGGCGCAATAGTTGAAAAAGCGCTCCGGGCTTCCCCCGATCACCGAAAAACGGACATAGCCCAGAATCCACCGGATGATTTTCAGCGATAACATCTCAGCACCTCAGACCAGAAATTCGATTCCGGTAAAATAGCCCGTTACCACCAGCGAATCAGCGGTGAGGCATTTGATGACGAGGCCCCTTCCGGTAAAGCGGACCACCAGCTTGCCCGTACGGATGCGGACGACATCCGTATCGTACTCCAGGACGCCGCTGCATCCGTCCACCACCGCTTCCGTATTCCCGTTTATTTCCATATGGGTCGGCATGTTGAGTCCGGCGCGATTCAGCAGACTGATTTTTTTTGCCAAAATGAATCCCCCGCTCCCATCGTGATTACACCTAATGCTATGCTGGAGCAGGGGTAAATATCCGCGGGAGGACATATACATAAAGGGATGGGAGGGATTCTTTGCCATGAAGTTCAGAACCGGAACGCTCCTTCTGGCCGTGCTGGCTGCCGCATGCTCGCTGCTGATTTTTCCCGTGCAGGCGGCGCAGGGCGCAAAAAACGGGATCGGTTATTGCCTTGAAGTCCTGATTCCATCACTTTATCCATTTATGGTTCTTTCCGTTTTCGTGGTGAAAAGCGGCCTGGCCCACAAAGTCGGAGGCCGCCTGGAAGGATTCACGCAAAATGTGTTCCGGCTGCCGGGCAGCGCGGCTCCGACCATCCTGATGAGCGTCATCGGCGGATATCCCGCCGGGGCGCGTTCCATCGCAGCCCTTTACGAAGACGGAGAGATCACCCAGCGCCAGGCGGAGCGGATGCTGGGCTTCTGCGTCAACGCCGGCCCGTCCTTCGTAATTACAGCCGTCGGAGCCGGATTTCTGAAAAGCCCGCGCGCGGGAGCCATCCTGTTCGCCGCCCAGGTGATCGTCTTCCTGCTGCTCGGCGTCGGGTGCGGTCTGTCCGCAAAGAGGGAAACTCCCACGCATGGGAAAGAGGAAACAAGGGAAACCGGCGTGTCTCAGGCGCTGATTCTGTCCGCAGCGGACGCGGCCCGCGCCATCATCAGCATGTGTTGCTTTGTGATTCTGTTCGCGGCGCTGATGAACCTGGTGAGGATGTTCTGTACTGATCCGGCCCGTTCCGCGGCAGTGTCAGCCCTTCTGGAGGTAACGGGCGGATGTTCGGATCTGGCACGCCTCGGAGTTCCTCCATGGGCGGTTTCCGCCGCGATCGGCTGGGGCGGAATCTGCGTCCACTTTCAGGTTCTGTCGACCCTGACGGAATTGCAGTTCAGCAAAGTGCGCTTCGTTTTGTTCCGCCTGTTGCAGGCGTTTCTTTCCGCCGCTGTTTCCTGGGGGCTGATGCTTCTGTTTCCTGATACGGAGGAGGCATTCTGCAACTTCGCGGGGCCGGTCAGCGGCGCCCTTTCCTCCACGCCGCCGGCGTCGGCGGCCCTTCTGGTCCTCTGCTCGGCGCTTCTGCTGTGCATTCCGCGCAAAAAGATGGAAATTACATCGGGGAAATGATATAATGAATGACAAAGAAGATTCGTTCATCAGACCGGAGGGGTTTTTGTGTTCGGACGGAAAAAGAAACCGCTTTTTGGAAATGAAATTACGCCGGACTGCAGCTACTGCGTTCACGGCCCCGGACCGGCGGAGGAATGCGCCTGCCGGCAATTGGGAGAAGACGAAACGCCCGCGTCCTGCCGCGCCTTTCAATACGATCCTCTCCTGCGGACTCCCTACGCGACTCCGCCGCTGAAAAAGCATGATCCAAGCGAATTTGAACTTTAAAGCGCAGCTGAAACCGCCTTCCCTTTCCATGGGGAAGGCGGTTTCAGCTTGATGGAAAAAAAGCGCTATGGAAAGATAAAATTGATATCCTCCACCACCGCTGGCTCGATCAGATGGTCCCCCGCCATATCCTCCATGATCCGGACCGCATCCTCATGCGCCATGCCCCGGCGGTACGGCCGGTCCTCCGTCAAAGCCTGATAAATATCCACACAGGCGAGAATCCTCGAATTGAAATCGAGCCGGTCCTCTATCAGGCCGTATGGATATCCGGAGCCGTTGAGCTTTTCATGGTGATTGGACGCCCATTCCGTGATATCCTCAAAACCCTTGATCATCTCAAGCACCTTTCGGGTATAAAACGGATGCGACTGAATGACGCGGAATTCCCTGCTGTCAAGCTTGCCCGGTTTGTCGAGAATTTCATTCGGCACCGCAAGTTTCCCCAAGTCGTGAAGATCGGCCGCAATCCGCATTTTCCAATAGGTCGTATCGTCAAATTCATAATATTGGCAGATCAAACCCACCTTTTCACTGATGCCCCGGGAGTGTGAGCCGGTAAACGGCGATTTTGCGTCGATAATATTGCTAAAAATCTGTGAAATGATTCGAAGGTTCTGAAAATCCAGCTCCCGGGAAACCTTCGGCAGCATGGAAGTCAGGGAATTCTGAACAAACATGTCGTCCATCCCCAGCCAGAATTCCATATGCCTGCTCATTTCCAGAAACGCTTCCCGGACGACGGGATCAAAAATGCGGGCCTCCTTGTTGACCTGCGAGATAATTTCATCCGGCGTGTAGCCGGAAGCGGACCGGATGGCCACCCGGTCCGCAAGGGAAACCACGCGGGAATACATGGGAATTTCCCTGCCGGAAACGCCGAAAAATCCACTTCCGTCATAATGCTCATGATGATATAAAATCACATTCCGTTCCCGTTTCAGAAAAGGAAATGTTGCGATATTCTTCTCGCCTTCCACGCAGTGCGTGGGGTTTGTCTCCGTGTTGAATTTCTCGCGGGAAGGAGATTCCAACAAAGCCTTCATAACGCCGTTATCATGAAGCAGCGAATAGGAAATGAGGTCAAACAGATTTTCATCCGGCATGGAGAGCGCAAGCGCAATTCTTCCGGCTATGTATGCAACCCGCATTCCGTGATTATAATTATTCCGGAGAACCCCTTTTTCCGCAAAATCCAGCGTTCTGGATAGAGAAATCAGAAGCTCGTTGACATTAATTCTCATGTTTTTCAGCATCCTAGCTAGATTTTTTATACGCAGAATTATTATAACAGTTTTTTCCTCGTGATTTTTCCATTTTAAAGATTAAACGACACTTTCACCAGGAACTAGAAAAATCCACCCGGGCAGCTGACCGCTCCGTTCCGACTCCTTCATTTTTCTATTTTATTTTCATAAACTCTGTTAATACTAACCAGCGAAAGGAGGAATTCGATGCAGCACTATGATAATCTGTACGGCTTGATTCAACAGAGCCAGGAAGCAGAGCGGTATTTCCACTCGCTCCCGAATTATGTCCGGGAAGCGATCAATCAGCGGGCGCAAAGTATCAATTCCATTGAAAGTCTCAGAGATTATGCTGAAAACCTGACAAGGGACGATGAGTAAGCTGGCGGAGCTTTCGCTCCGTCAGTTCTTTTAACATATTTCTTCTTCCGTAACGTATGCCGCTCCGAGGTGATTGCGGCATGATTCTTTCATTGAAAAAAGTTTGGCAGCTTTGCCCCCATGATTGTTTTCTTCCGGAAAATCAACCGGTCTCCCGCACTTCTGCAATTGCCTTACCTGCTCCGGGTCCTGTTTGCGGGGCATCTCCATCTGATGACTGCGATTCCGAACCGGACTTTCCTCCGGCTTGCAGCCAGAAATGATCAACCGTGTTTTGTTTTTTGAAAAGCCGTGATATAATGGGGAAAAATCATAGAATGGAGTATGGATGCCATGGAGAAAAAAACAATTCTCTTCGTTTTACCCGCCGGTTCCAAAGCTGACAAAATTCACCGGGAAAAGCTGCAGGAAACCGCCCCGAACGCTGAAATCATCTTTACGGACAGCAAAGAACTGGGACGGGATCTGATTGCCCGGGCAAATATTCTGATTGGCACGCCTCCCCGTTCCCTGCTGAAATACGCCGCCCGCCTTGAATGGTTCCAGCTGTTCAGCGCAGGGGCGGAACAATACATAGCCCCGGGTATTCTTCCCGAGGGAGTGACCCTCACCAACGCAACCGGAGCGTACGGAAAATCCATGTCCGAATATATGCTGTGTGCGGCACTCAGCCTTTTGCTGGATTTTCCGTATTACCGCGACAACCAGCGGCAGCACCTCTGGCAGGACAGAGACAGATCGAGGCATATTCTCGGCACCACGGCGCTTGTCATAGGGCTCGGAAACATCGGGAGTGAATTTGCCATGCGGTATAAAGCGCTGGGCGGAAAAGTGATCGGAATCAAACGCACGCCGGGAGAAAAGCCGGATTATCTGGACGAGCTATCCACTTCCGACCGGCTGAACGAATTTCTTCCCCGCGCGGATGTGGTGACACTGAGCCTGCCCTCCACCAGCGAAACGATGCATCTGTTCGGCAAAGACAAAATCAGTCTGATGAAACCAAGCGCCGTCCTGATCAATGTGGGCCGCGGGACGGCGGTGGACACCGACGCCCTTTCCGACGCCCTGTACGAGGGCAAAATTTACGGCGCCGCCCTCGACGTGACCGACCCGGAGCCGCTGCCCGCAGAACATCCGCTCTGGAATGCGCCGAACACCATCATTACGCCGCATATTTCCGGCGGCTGGAATGAACATGGAAATCTTGAGCGCATCTTTGAAATCATCTGTGCCAATCTTTCCCGATATTTCAGCGGCGAACCTCTGATCAACGTGGTGGATATGTCCACCGGGTACAGAAGGAACGGCTGAACATCCGCGCGATCATGGCCCGCCGGCTTTTGCCGGCGGGCCATTTGTCATTGGCAAGCATCCTATTTTTTCCTGCTTCAGGTCCTTTCCCTTTTCGGCTCCCTTCCACACGCCCGTTTCAATCAATTTCTGTGCACGGGAGGGATTTAGGAGTGAATATGCTTCCTCTAATAGAAAAAGCCAATTGCCTTTTAAAGGGCCGAAAGGAGAAATTGCATCTTTTTTGCTGCGGAAGCACGCCGAAAAATGATTGAAGAAAAAATAATAATTTGCAATGTATATTATATAAATTGATTGACAAATTATAAATGCGTGATTATAATTTATTGCAGAAAAGAGGTGGACGAAACGGACCGCAACGTTTATAGTATCGTGCTGTTGGAAGAGTTGGTCGGCGCGGTGGACCGGCTGGCCTGCGAACACGGCATGAGCAGAAGCGGAATGATCAACAGGATCCTGGCCGAATATCTCTCCTATGCGACTCCGGAAGAAAAAATCGGAGATATCTTCAGCTGCATGGAGCATTTCTTTTCTGAAGCCGAAAATTTCCAGGTCCGCTCGCGCCAGAGCGAAACCATGCTCACGGTGCGCAGCGCTCTGATGTACCGGTATCACCCAACCATACGATACGCGCTGGAGCTTTTTCGCCAAAGCGGCTCTGCCATCGGTGAACTGAGAGTTTCACTGAGGACGAAAAATCCCGGGTTGGAAGAACGGCTGACCGAATTTTTTAAATTCCGCAGCAGAATGGAAAACCGATGGCTTGAAACGTATTTCCCCTCTCAGCACGTGCCGTGCGAGATCGGCCCAGGGCGCTTTCACAGAACCTTCCTGACTCCGGCCTCGGAGCGGGACCGCGACGCGGAAGTCATTGCCAAGGCTATTTGCGACTACATTCAGGAATTCGACCGCGAACTGAAGCAGTACTGCGCCGGTTCGGAATCTCCTGTAAAAACGCAGGTGAAACTGGAGTGGGAATACCAAAACCATCTGAAAAAATCCATTATTATTTGACTGATTCGTTGGAATAGAAGGAGGCAGGCAAACATGGACACGCAGAAATTTACGCAGAAATCGCTGGAAGCAATACAGCTCGCCCAGAACATCGCAATCGAAAACAGCAACCTGCAGGTTGGACAGGAACATCTGCTGCTGTCGCTGATGACCCAGCAAAACGGGCTGATTCCGCAGCTGCTTAAAAAAATGGACATCGACACGGACGCTTTTTCGCGCGACGCAAAGGAACTGGTGGAAAAACTGCCCGGCGTGACCGGCCCCGGAAGGGAACCCGGGAAAATTTATGTTTCCGCCGGAACGGACGCCGCGCTGACCGAATCGGAGCGCATTGCAGAACGGATGAAGGATGAATATGTCTCCGTGGAACATCTGATGCTTGCGCTGATCGATCGTCCTGATCCGGACATCCGCACGATCTTCGACCGTTATGGGATCAACCGCAACTCTTTCCTTTCCGCACTTTCGACGGTGCGCGGAAACACGCGCGTGACCAGTGACAACCCGGAGGAGACCTATGATGCCCTGACCAAATATGCGCAGGATCTTGTTTCTCTTGCAAAGAATCACAAGCTGGACCCCGTCATCGGGCGGGATGAGGAAATCCGCAATGTCATCCTCATTCTATCCCGAAAAACAAAAAACAACCCCGTCCTCATCGGCGAGCCGGGCGTCGGCAAAACCGCCATTGCGGAGGGGCTGGCTCAGCGCATCGTAAGAGGAGATGTGCCGAACAGCATTAAGGATCATACCGTCTTTTCGCTGGATATGGGGGCATTGATTGCGGGAGCTAAATTCCGCGGCGAATTCGAGGAGCGCCTGAAGGCCGTCCTGAACGAAGTCAAGAAAAGCGAAGGAAAAATCATTCTTTTTATCGACGAGCTGCATACCATCGTCGGCGCGGGCAAGACCGAGGGAAGCATGGATGCCGGAAACCTCTTAAAGCCGATGCTGGCCCGCGGCGAACTGCACTGCATCGGCGCGACGACGCTCAACGAATATCATCAGTACATTGAAAAGGACGCGGCGCTGGAGCGCCGGTTCCAGCCCGTCATGGTCGAGGAGCCGACCGTGGAGGACACGATTTCCATCCTGCGCGGCCTGAAAGAACGCTATGAAGTCTTTCACGGCGTCAAGATT
This window contains:
- a CDS encoding PhoH family protein, producing the protein MFEQRINIDRMEQAVALFGSFDENIRIIEQEYGVSIVYRGSELKVSGEPDGVGKAVRAIESLLTLINRGEALSEQNVRYCISLVNEGSESKIEALAGDCICITSKGKPVKAKTLGQKRYCQAIQSHTITIGVGPAGTGKTYLAVALAVTAFRAQEANRIILTRPAVEAGEKLGFLPGDLQQKVDPYLRPLYDALFDMLGAETYQKYVERGNIEVAPLAYMRGRTLDDSFIILDEAQNTTPEQMKMFLTRLGFNSKMVITGDITQIDLPDGRRSGLRDVLHILKGIDDIAQVRFSEKDVVRHRLVQDIIKAYEKNEEAGR
- a CDS encoding D-2-hydroxyacid dehydrogenase → MEKKTILFVLPAGSKADKIHREKLQETAPNAEIIFTDSKELGRDLIARANILIGTPPRSLLKYAARLEWFQLFSAGAEQYIAPGILPEGVTLTNATGAYGKSMSEYMLCAALSLLLDFPYYRDNQRQHLWQDRDRSRHILGTTALVIGLGNIGSEFAMRYKALGGKVIGIKRTPGEKPDYLDELSTSDRLNEFLPRADVVTLSLPSTSETMHLFGKDKISLMKPSAVLINVGRGTAVDTDALSDALYEGKIYGAALDVTDPEPLPAEHPLWNAPNTIITPHISGGWNEHGNLERIFEIICANLSRYFSGEPLINVVDMSTGYRRNG
- a CDS encoding CopG family transcriptional regulator, translating into MDETDRNVYSIVLLEELVGAVDRLACEHGMSRSGMINRILAEYLSYATPEEKIGDIFSCMEHFFSEAENFQVRSRQSETMLTVRSALMYRYHPTIRYALELFRQSGSAIGELRVSLRTKNPGLEERLTEFFKFRSRMENRWLETYFPSQHVPCEIGPGRFHRTFLTPASERDRDAEVIAKAICDYIQEFDRELKQYCAGSESPVKTQVKLEWEYQNHLKKSIII
- a CDS encoding HD-GYP domain-containing protein, with protein sequence MRINVNELLISLSRTLDFAEKGVLRNNYNHGMRVAYIAGRIALALSMPDENLFDLISYSLLHDNGVMKALLESPSREKFNTETNPTHCVEGEKNIATFPFLKRERNVILYHHEHYDGSGFFGVSGREIPMYSRVVSLADRVAIRSASGYTPDEIISQVNKEARIFDPVVREAFLEMSRHMEFWLGMDDMFVQNSLTSMLPKVSRELDFQNLRIISQIFSNIIDAKSPFTGSHSRGISEKVGLICQYYEFDDTTYWKMRIAADLHDLGKLAVPNEILDKPGKLDSREFRVIQSHPFYTRKVLEMIKGFEDITEWASNHHEKLNGSGYPYGLIEDRLDFNSRILACVDIYQALTEDRPYRRGMAHEDAVRIMEDMAGDHLIEPAVVEDINFIFP
- a CDS encoding sporulation protein — translated: MKFRTGTLLLAVLAAACSLLIFPVQAAQGAKNGIGYCLEVLIPSLYPFMVLSVFVVKSGLAHKVGGRLEGFTQNVFRLPGSAAPTILMSVIGGYPAGARSIAALYEDGEITQRQAERMLGFCVNAGPSFVITAVGAGFLKSPRAGAILFAAQVIVFLLLGVGCGLSAKRETPTHGKEETRETGVSQALILSAADAARAIISMCCFVILFAALMNLVRMFCTDPARSAAVSALLEVTGGCSDLARLGVPPWAVSAAIGWGGICVHFQVLSTLTELQFSKVRFVLFRLLQAFLSAAVSWGLMLLFPDTEEAFCNFAGPVSGALSSTPPASAALLVLCSALLLCIPRKKMEITSGK
- a CDS encoding YabP/YqfC family sporulation protein, encoding MAKKISLLNRAGLNMPTHMEINGNTEAVVDGCSGVLEYDTDVVRIRTGKLVVRFTGRGLVIKCLTADSLVVTGYFTGIEFLV
- a CDS encoding sporulation protein YqfD produces the protein MLSLKIIRWILGYVRFSVIGGSPERFFNYCARSGVVLWNITSRRASGACVSSGMYRNLRPFARKAGCRLRVKGRHGLPFLIRRTRTHRGILYGAAAFAAILILLSLRVWCIDVTGNTTLDSRAILSALSENGLSPGVRISEVDTKKVEQKLMLMFPKIRWMTINTQGCTMQVCIREKTEKPEIVKQNGACNIVASATGQVVAIRVYGGTAQVKKGDAVAQGQLLVSGVVEDASGGTTLVHASAEIVAETSRSCEIRIPLAQNVREPTGNRVVRKSLRLFGAVFPLTFEGKPKGDYEVAGTQTDLRLFGTLLPVSLYEEDWSGVRTLPVVISPRQAIGQAEEKLSGYEKNLPDGTKVLSVNASNRTENNVLIYSATLKCEENIAEESEILIKS
- the ybeY gene encoding rRNA maturation RNase YbeY: MEKIRVIIDNKQKAVKIPTGLRMLVRRCCNAVLKLEKFEGPAEISVIFVDNGQIQKLNAQYRKKDIPTDVLSFPMGENGVYDVNHTTGAKILGDIVISMEKAVEQAERYGHSLEREVGYLTAHSMLHLLGYDHEEGGIARVRMREKEEEVMVQLGLPSTSSYVLDEDEE